From Arachis hypogaea cultivar Tifrunner chromosome 3, arahy.Tifrunner.gnm2.J5K5, whole genome shotgun sequence:
tgatgggagataacttggactacggatctttgttttgtaccaaatatatttagaaatgaaattagatccgggatgtccatgccgttcgaagaacgggtgaaaaacgatttaaaatgagtaagttatgtccgtcggaagattggggattgaatctgtgaattctgcagtttttaacttagaaaatttttagcagaatgaccccccgcgcgtaggcgcacttagCGCGTACGCGTTGTTCTTCTCGAAAGcgccacccacgcgtgcgcgtgatgtgcacgGGCGCGCcaaatgtgctgcacccaatgcccagccattttctagagagttgtgccagaattgtgccagtaTTGTGCCtagggcacgagaacacccacgcgtacgcgtggctgacgcgtgcgcgtcacttggctaatttccaatccacgcgttagcgtgcatgacgcatacgcgtcgatgagttttgtggccatccacgcgggtgcgtagagtgcgcgtacgcgtggccctgttttcatcccaaagttgatttttgagttttaaaagccaaatctcatacttctaagtctccgatctcaccacttatgtcttaaatcattatgatatgcctagcaatgagaaaaggagctaggggatgtggtaacttgcgagtgaagtaagggaaaaatgaatgatcaatgaggatcaagcatgattatgtgagacgcagaggatggtggtggaagtgcttgttatgccatgggccgaagggccgttattgttaatgaattggctgttatggatttaaccgtgagccagatggctagattattgccgtgttacgacggagccatgattatggctaagtataaatgcatatatgctgttgaatgaattgtgaatgttgcacttccactgttggagatgagagtttccctgggaggaagcagtggctagccaccacgtgctccaggttgagactcgaagttcttctgaccctatgtcgtaagtgtggccgggcactgtgaaagacccggatgagctcgcccccgtaaatattcaccaatgaaggtgatggatatggatcatgattatgatctaGTTTATgctgagtataactcgagctggggatgcgcgacagagggacagtccaatggttagctaccaggacttgtcgggttggctctataaccgacagataatatcatcagccactagggactggcattcatcatatgcatactatatgaattgtttgagattgcctatttgactgcatattacttgctaattgtctaaatgccttatctgttcctatttgtatatctcttgtttgatataactgtgtttgctacattatactcttgctggtggttgggaggtctgaaggaattggaaagggaagtaatagttagactgaagaatctttagtcagatgcccttttatggtttagcttgtttataagctttgaattatctggaggaagttctaggattgccttcgcttttcctctattattatgtattatatatgtggaagctgttaccatgctggggacctctggttctcacccatgcggattttgtggttttcagatgcaggacgcgaggtttcccgctgaggcatactggagacttctagatttgcgaagatcctttgttctcgggactctgttttggtttatatgttttgcttagatacttttatctccactaaataatacaaattgtgatgactcctcttatgggagattttggagaataggtcttctgtatttgtgtccctttgggtttcctttggggttttccttattttatcatatgtatatattgctatgcttggACCGATTATCTTcacagccggatcttgagtcttgatattcctgtttttgacactcctttgtatatatataatctcgcgttggtttatcttttgttcgttacgttatcgatcggagtgttgcgttttcgagttgcgatttttgtttacccctttttctacaaacgctcctagttataatcaatcattcatactactatacatactaaatttttattttagaggtcataatgccttaccatctctgaattatgacttaagcataagactctgtatggtagggtgttacagcatACAAGTATAGTTTTCTATCTTTCGTTCACTATCGCTGTCTTTTTCGATGTTTCTAaacttcaaaattaattaataatgtacataatctattttttatataagaTGACATACACTTTTCTCATGCATTAAGACTTCATTGAACATAGTTTACAATTACTCTTCATCCACTTCTACAGATTTTTGTCTTTGTCTGATTCATGCACTACTATTTTCTAATATGTTCATCATTTCTTCCTGTCTGATTGCTATTGTCCATTTATGGTGTCCTCTTGCCAATTTCTAAGCAGTCATGTTCCAACCTCTATATATTTTGCTATTTAGGCACTCCCTATACCTCACATCCAACTTATATCCCACTCTTTATTAGTTTCCTAACTAtctcttttttcctattctttaattattttctcacttgaaaTGGCTtcacagtttaatctcttgaaggATATAGACCCCTCATCTGAAAATCAGGTTTATAAAATCAAAGTAAGGCTCATTAAGTCTTGGTCACTAATTTATTCTGAGCTTAAGTATCAGAAACCGATGATAGAACTGGTCGTGATGGATGAAATGGTTTGTGTAGTTTGCTAATTTTCATATAAGATATTTTAATAGATCACAAAGAATTTGTTATTAACTTTATATTTTTATGCTTTTTTCAGGGAGATCATATTCAATATACCATAAGGAATCCTCTCAGGAGACTATTTGAGGGTGACTTATCTGATAGCAAAGTATACACAATCTCCAACTTCTCATTGTCACTGAATGATCAGAAGTACAAACCAACAACTCATTCTCATCGTATATATTTCAAGAGAGAAACTTAGCTTAGGATTGTTCACGAGCCTGGCTTCATTGATCATAGTTTCCATTTCGTATTTAATGAATTAATACTCAAGCATTCCAACCCTCAGTCCCacttaattggtataaattatttGAACTTTTAAGATCaatttttcttatattattcaACTTTTATACACGTAATTTCGTATTTTTTTTTGCTAGATGTTATTGGCTTGATTACTGGGAAGGGTGACACAATTGAGTTTATAAGGAAAGGCAAGAGTTGTGTATACATTGTGGTTGAACTTGATGATATGAAGTATTTCTGACCATTATATATGTTGTTAAACTCTGctatttatattttatcattTCATTACTCTTTTTCACCgtcattaaatttttgttatatgCTTTTTAAATAGGGATAATGGTAAAATTAGGTGCACTCTGTGAGAAGAGTATGCAAAAATGTTAGTTAAGCATATTGAAGATTAACCCACTTCTGAATATGTAATAATAATTCAATTTGCAAAGTTCAATCTTTTCAAGGGTTAGTATAAATGTTCTATCCAAATCTGCTAATCAACATGTAAAATTTTTACTTTCTTATTtacattcttatatttttttatatcaaattttaggCTCAATGGGTGTATCTAATACAAATTGTAACTCCATTTTGTACATCAACGTTGACTTTTCAGAGGTGAAGGATTTTAGAAAGAGGTAATGttgattaatttatatttttttcagtcattattatttattcaaaGCTGATTTTTTTGTTGTTTGATAATTGCTACAGTGTTATAATGGTTGAGGTTCTACCTGCAAACCAGCTATCTCAATTATCTGATGGACCATTATACTCTCTTGAGGATAATCTTATTAAACAAACAAGTTTCAAGAACATATGTGATCTTAAGGAATCCTCTGAGGcttgatttttctatttctcttatatgtgtgtgtgtgttaaaaTGATCTTAAATCCATTTTTCTAGAATGGTACCTATGTCACATATGGGACTGTTGTTGCTATTGACTACAAGAGTGGCTGGTGGTACAAGAGTTGCAAGCATTGTTTCCATGCTCTAAAGGAATCTGAGAATTCAATCCATTGTGTTACCTGTGACACATTCCCAAATTCTCATGTTCCTAGGTATATAGTTctacatttataattattttttgttaacctTTATCAATgccaaattttttgtttattaacaTCAAACATGTTCAGATTCAGTATAAATTTAAGAGTTGCTGATGAATTAGATACCGCCTCCTTTATACTATATGACAAAGAAGCTAGCAAATACCTTGGTGTATCTGCTTCTAATATGAGCCTGTTTCATGTTAACAAGGTTGCATCTGATTTTTTAAATCTTtctctattttctaatttatttttttgttattaatatgCCAATTTCTGCATCATTAATTCAATTCATATGTTACATTTTAATCAAGGAGGTTTGAAGAATGAATATCCTCAGGAGCTCAATACTTCCGTTGACAAGAACTTCATATTTAAGATTTCAGTTAAGATGGAAGATATCAATGCTTTCCAACCATGCATAATTGTTGTTCTTAAGCTTTGTGCTGATAATTCAATCATTTCAAAATTTCTTGATAAACACAAGATATATAATGTATGTTTACAAAGATTTTAAGTTTCTTTAAATCTATATTATTGGTTCAttctatatatcattttgaattttatttcagaaaaattTGGTCCATGAAAATTCTGAACTTATTACTATTCTTTCCGACTCTACTGAAACTCCCAAGATTACAAATTCTTAATTCCTCATTTTTCCTTACCATTTTAGGCTACTATAATTAACTatataatttaattgcaattttgcaTTCTATACAACAAATAGGTTCGCCTCCATTGAGATAATTGGTGATGATAATACTTATTCATTTTCGACTCCAAAAAGGGGACTCATCGAGGCTACTTCATGTACCAAAAGTCTTATTGATGTTTATCCAGATTTTGAGAATCAGTCATCTACTAAGT
This genomic window contains:
- the LOC140183403 gene encoding uncharacterized protein, with product MASQFNLLKDIDPSSENQVYKIKVRLIKSWSLIYSELKYQKPMIELVVMDEMGDHIQYTIRNPLRRLFEGDLSDSKVYTISNFSLSLNDQKYKPTTHSHHVIGLITGKGDTIEFIRKGKSCVYIVVELDDMKDNGSMGVSNTNCNSILYINVDFSEVKDFRKSVIMVEVLPANQLSQLSDGPLYSLEDNLIKQTSFKNICDLKESSENGTYVTYGTVVAIDYKSGWWYKSCKHCFHALKESENSIHCVTCDTFPNSHVPRFSINLRVADELDTASFILYDKEASKYLGVSASNMSLFASIEIIGDDNTYSFSTPKRGLIEATSCTKSLIDVYPDFENQSSTKSRKITVEEVHNVVKLHEE